The following DNA comes from Peromyscus leucopus breed LL Stock chromosome 2, UCI_PerLeu_2.1, whole genome shotgun sequence.
ctgaggtcagaggaggagggtattagattccctggaactgaagtcacagatggttgtgagtcaccatgtgggtgctgggaattgaacccaagtcctctgttggtcattttaaattttctttttctaatttgtgtggtggtacacacctttaatcccaggtctcAAGAGgtaaggcaggtggatttctgtgagttcaaggccaggtctacctagcaagttccagaccagccaaggttaatgagaccttgtctcaaaaagttcatttttctttccacagGTCTCGCTCTCGAAGCAGACATTCCCGGAAGAGCAGAAGCCGAAGCGGCAGCAGCAAAAGCAGCCATTCAAAGAGCCGATCCCGATCCAGGTGGGCCTGCAGCTTCCCTTGTCCTGGCTGCTTCCACGCAGTATGTCGAGCCCTGCGTGCCCTGTGCTCTCTCCACTCCCTGACTTGCAGGGAGGGGGTCTAGTCAGCTGTTTCTCACCCAGCACTGTGTCTTCCAGGTCAGGCTCCCACTCCCGCAGTAAGAGCCGCAGCCGCAGCCAGAGCCGCAGCcgtgggaagaaggagaaaagccgGAGCCCTAGCAAAGACAACAagagccgcagccgcagccgcagcccgGACAAGAGCCGCAGCAAGAGTAAAGACCATGCCGAAGACAAGCTCCAGAATAACGACAGCGCTGGCAAAGCCAAGAGCCGCAGCCCCAGCCGCCATGACAGTAAAAGTCGGAGCCGGAgcaaggagagaagagcagaggaggagaagcGAAGGAGTGTGAGCAGGAGTCACAGCCAGGAGAAGAGACGCAGCCAGGAGAAGAACCTTAAGAGCCGGAGCCGAAGCCGGAGCAAAGGGGGCAGCCGCAGCCGCAGTCGCAGCAAAAGCAAGGATAAGCGGAAgggcaggaagagaagcagggaagaaagCCGCAGCCGTAGCCGCAGCAAGAGCGAGCGCAGCCGCAAGCATGGCAGTAAGCGTGACAGCaaggtcagcagcagcagcagcaagaagaagaaggaggacacCGACCGCTCCCGGTCACCATCCCGCTCGGTGTCCAAGGAGCGGGAACATGCCAAGGCAGAGTCTGGCCAGAGGGAAGGCCGGTCTGAGGGCGAAGGTGCAGGCCCCAATCCAGAGCCCCGAGCCAGGTCAAGATCCACTTCCAAATCCAAACCTAGTCTCCCCGCAAAGTCGCGCTCCAGGTCAAAGTCAGCTTCCAAAACGCGCTCTCGGTCCAAGTCTCCATCCAGGTCTGCTTCCAGGTCGCCCTCCCGCTCGAGATCCAGGTCCCACTCAAGGTCCTAACTGGCTCTGCCACACTGGAACTGCCGAGAAGTCTTTTGTACATGTTGGTAGCTGTAGCCCAAGAGTGAAGTAGAACACCCTCACTGCTGTACAGTTAACTCCCCGAATGGTGTGTCTCCAGTTGTTCAATCTCAGCGCTTCCTCGGCACCACCTCCTGGCGCCAGTCTCCCGCTCCACTGAAAAGCAGCTCCTCAAACCTCCCTTGACTCACAGTAGGACATCCAAACGCCCTGGCTCTCAGGCCTGGCCATGGCTAAAGGGAGCTCGGCACCGGACGGCTTCTCGGGCTGGAATGATGGCATAGGTAGGTGTGGTGAGTTCAGCCGTGTGCCCTTGAATCGATGCCCTTTGATGTATGCCACGTAGTGAAAGTGCAAGTCTTCAGTTTCCCGCCACTTTGGTTCCTATTTCTGGACTTACCAACGTTGTGAATAGCACAGTCAAGAGAAATTGATACCTGCATAGCCCATAGGAAGTAAACTGTAGAGTCCATATTCTGGTATTGtgattatattgttttatattacaaaagaaaagaattttttttaattttatttttccccgTCTTGCAAAGTATAGTGACCCCTGTTTCCATTAAATTTGAATAAAGACTATTTTTGCTTGACAAAATTTCATCGTGCTTGAATCTAAATGGCATTTTCTGATGTCTCATCTGTCctgcttttttttcctgtggtgggGAAGCAGGACTTCCCAAAGGACTTTCTCACCCAGCAGAGTGAAGGCAAGTCCTCAGAGTTTGTGATTCTGGGGTTCTCTTGAGAAGCTTGTGGTCCATCTGAGGAGAAATGAGGCCATTTGGAAACAGCATCACCAGTGAGTTCTTCACGAACAAATTCCTTGCTTGTCATGAGTTCACCCCATCATGATCCTGTATCACTGTCAAATCTGAACTGAAAACCAGGGGCAAGCTGCTGGATGACCTTGTCCCAGTCATTCTTGCACTAACTGCTACTTAGCTCAGGAGGTGCCCCAGACAACGGCTCCAGTCTGCTTGAGGGGCAGCGCAGCAAGGATGACACCAGGCACCTTAGTACATGGGGCAAGCCGGGCGACAGAGCGCTGTGCGGGAATCTGTTGGGATCTGTCCCTAGAGTTCAGGTTCATAGACCTGCAGGGTCTGGAACTACAAAAGGAGActgttccctttccttcccagagttTCTGCCTGTCTGAATGGCTAACACTGAGAGCGAGTGTGCATTCAGGGAAGGCAGCCCTGAGCCTTAGGATTCTTCGATCCTACACAGGTTGAAAGAATAATTGAGCAAAGTCGCATAGGCAGTGTGCCAAGGAACATGGAACGGGTAGGCAAGCCTGGCAATGATGATGCCCAGATGAAGGTATGGGAAGAGTCTTTAGTGCCAGGGAAGCCAGCCGCTGTGCTGGAGGCCTGCAGGCAACGCCTCTCGGTGTAAAAGACCAGATATCATGGAGCAGGGTCGGCGTGACGGGATAGGGCATAAGAAAGACCAGTgagacatggccagcagactgggaAAGGCGTTCAGGTGGCTGGTGTTGATGAAGCCCCCCCTGATCTGGAGAATAGGGGTGACTGGCTCAGCTGGGACCATGGGGTCCCTAGACCCGTCTAGGCAGCCAGACTGTGCATTTGGCTCCAAGACCCCTGTGACCTTCCCATACTTTATCTGGGCTCCACATGTCATCATGGCAAGGTAAGGAAGCCACCTCAAGATCATACACGTCTCCAGTGGGTATCAAAGAAGTGTCTCCTCACTACCCCTGTAAGGATGGGGTTttaagtgtggtggtttgggtttttgtttgtttttgtatgccttttgcctgcgtgtatgtgcacacaccatgtgcatgcctggtgcctgggcaGCTATAAacgggtgtcagatcccctggaactggagtaacattGTGAGGCACacgggtgctgggtactgaatccgggtcctcttcaagagcagcaagtgctttttaacactgtctctccagccctaaaatttaaaaaattcatctatattttactctcataatatttttttatccCACATTTCAAGCTGTGTTGTCCCTTTGACTTCTAGACAAGTTCCCTTTCTAAGTTAAGCTTTGTGGTGGACGTGGGAAAGTTCTCGCTTACATGTACGTGGCACAGTGATTCTAACCAGTGATCTTCCGGGGCAACCGTATGAAAATTCTGTGTGCTCAGATCCCTGGCGGTGGGTTTTACTGGCAGTTCCAAAACATGAAGCTCTGAATAAAGACACCAAGGACGGTGTGGAGTATCCTCGTCTCACTGCAGAAGACAGACGTTCCATGGGCATCATTAGCCTTGTTCTCAGTGACCTCTCAGGTCTGTGTTGTCAGCCCTGTTGTAGCAAGGAAGCTGAATGCAGCATGCCGTCCGGCCTCGCCAGCATCAGGGCCCCATTTAGAGGTCAGGAGAAATGGGTCCTCTTCTCATGAGCATCACAGTGCTACTTGTCTGGGATCCTAAGAGCTAGTGTTTGGCCATTATGGATGCTGCACACCCTCTTCACCTCAAGCAAATCACTGGGGACTCGGggactctcctgcctcctctgtgaACTCTGTCTGCAGTGTTCGTCTTGGACCACATTGTCTCCTAGAATATTGGGCCAAAGAGATTAGCACTTGAGGCTGAAATTAAGTCATGTCCTGCCCTGTGCTCCTCTGCCCTCTCACAGTCGAGTGGATAAAAGACCCTCCCTGGCAACTGAGAGAAGTCCTGATTTCGAGTACTGCCACTTCCCATGGGTAGGTGTGCTCATGGACATTAGATCACCCAGTTAAGACTAGGTGAAAGCTTGGAGGTGGGGTGCTTTAGCCAGTGTGGCATTCACGGTAAGGGGCAGCTACAGCGCTCTGGGAAAATCCTCATCTGTAATCGTTACAGGAAGACAAGAAATCACATTTGAGCCCCGACTGAAGTCAAGCAGATTTGTCATAGGACTGACCGGGGCTGGCAAGCCAGTACGAGGGGTAGagaggggtagagtgcttgcgtGCATCTGTGTTGGGTCCCCAGATTCCCACAAGGGGGCAGGCAAGAACCAACCCCCAGGAGCTGTCATCTGGTCACATGCACATTCCTGCACTCACACacttgttcactttttttttttttttttttttttttttttaagttaaatcaCTGTGTagcgtggtgcacacctttattcctaccACTTaagagaagaggcaggcaggtcagagaccttgtctccaaaaaaaaaccaaaaaactgaaaCTGCTATAGTACGGctattgtgaatattttattacatttactgattATACGTGAGGAAAATCATGCATACCATTTCTCAGGAAATCAGTTCTCCCCTCCGTGTGTTGTGTGGACTGAACTTACTGAGCCATCCTGTCAGCCCCTGCTGTGAAGATATTAATTGCCCTAACGTTTGATCAAAAAAACCTGCTAGGGGTTCCCACCTGGCCAAGCCCAGGTCACCCCACAATGGCAATGGCAGAAACAGGGCCATTTTTCATCTCAGCTGTGAAAACAGCAAGGCATGCGTGCtcacacccccactccccacgCCCTGCAAATATGCAGTGGAGGGTTCCCAAGAAACAGTCGCTGTTGTCTGCTTTGTTGGGCTCTGACTTCACACATGCCCCTTCCCAGACTCGGCCTCTGCTCTCCACCTGCGGTAGAGGAAGGAAGACAAAACAGGAACAGCCCAGCCAACAAGCAGCCCGATGGGCTGTTCTGACCATTG
Coding sequences within:
- the Srsf4 gene encoding serine/arginine-rich splicing factor 4; translation: MPRVYIGRLSYQARERDVERFFKGYGKILEVDLKNGYGFVEFDDLRDADDAVYELNGKDLCGERVIVEHARGPRRDGSYGSGRSGYGYRRSGRDKYGPPTRTEYRLIVENLSSRCSWQDLKDYMRQAGEVTYADAHKGRKNEGVIEFVSYSDMKRALEKLDGTEVNGRKIRLVEDKPGSRRRRSYSRSRSHSRSRSRSRHSRKSRSRSGSSKSSHSKSRSRSRSGSHSRSKSRSRSQSRSRGKKEKSRSPSKDNKSRSRSRSPDKSRSKSKDHAEDKLQNNDSAGKAKSRSPSRHDSKSRSRSKERRAEEEKRRSVSRSHSQEKRRSQEKNLKSRSRSRSKGGSRSRSRSKSKDKRKGRKRSREESRSRSRSKSERSRKHGSKRDSKVSSSSSKKKKEDTDRSRSPSRSVSKEREHAKAESGQREGRSEGEGAGPNPEPRARSRSTSKSKPSLPAKSRSRSKSASKTRSRSKSPSRSASRSPSRSRSRSHSRS